In Panicum virgatum strain AP13 chromosome 4N, P.virgatum_v5, whole genome shotgun sequence, a single window of DNA contains:
- the LOC120669116 gene encoding anthranilate O-methyltransferase 3-like encodes MSANVPAAGRLCAVSHDAAARPAAAGLCGSCPHCSAPQPAPQTSSKGKMSWCCNTRVQEKAMVEIRPMLEKVNVVTDVYAALCPRTMVVAGCSSGPNALRFVSDVIRVTGDCCRRSRRDPPELQFFLNDMPGNDFNSLFRSFAQRSKMAMAVARNHGGGGAAGSRPPHYVVGLPGSFYTRLFPGRTVHFFHSSYSLMWLSQLPTELQVNSKIHLNEGNIYITTTTPPSVVRMYQEQFRKDFLLFLKLRSKELVSGGQMLLTFLGRKMNSVFHGDLNNVYGLLGQAVQSLVVEGMVEKERLDSFNLPIYGPSVAEVTASVKQSELYDISHIQLFESNWDPYDDSESDFVCDTIQSGINVAKCLRAVMEPLFARHFGEHILDELFERYASNVAKQLEREKTKYSVIVVSLKSKR; translated from the exons atgTCCGCCAATGtgcccgccgcgggccgcctctGCGCGGTCTCGCACGACGCCGCTGCGCGCCCCGCTGCTGCCGGACTCTGTGGGTCGTGCCCCCACTGCTCGGCCCCGCAGCCAG caccgcaaacaagctcaaaaggcaaAATGAGTTGGTGCTGCAATACGAGAGTTC AGGAGAAAGCTATGGTCGAGATTAGACCGATGCTTGAGAAGGTTAACGTTGTCACCGACGTGTACGCCGCTCTGTGCCCACGCACGATGGTCGTCGCCGGCTGCTCGTCGGGGCCAAACGCGCTCCGTTTCGTCTCCGACGTGATCCGTGTGACAGGAGACTGTTGCCGCAGATCACGCCGCGATCCGCCGGAACTCCAGTTCTTCCTGAACGACATGCCCGGCAACGACTTCAACAGCCTGTTCCGGTCCTTCGCGCAGCGCAGCAAGATGGCCATGGCTGTCGCGAGAAAccacggaggaggaggggcggctgGATCGAGGCCTCCACACTATGTGGTTGGATTGCCAGGCTCGTTCTACACAAGGCTTTTCCCTGGCCGTACCGTCCATTTCTTCCATTCCTCCTACAGCCTCATGTGGCTCTCCCAG CTACCAACAGAGTTGCAGGTTAATAGCAAAATACACCTGAACGAAGGAAACATTTACATCACGACGACCACACCACCATCAGTGGTTAGAATGTACCAAGAACAGTTCCGGAAAGACTTCCTGTTGTTCCTTAAGCTGCGGTCGAAAGAACTTGTATCTGGTGGGCAAATGCTGCTGACTTTCCTagggaggaagatgaacagcgTATTCCATGGAGATCTCAACAATGTTTACGGATTACTTGGGCAAGCCGTGCAGTCTCTTGTTGTGGAG GGCATGGTGGAAAAGGAGAGACTAGACTCCTTCAACCTACCCATTTACGGGCCGTCAGTTGCCGAGGTGACGGCATCGGTGAAGCAGAGTGAGCTGTATGACATCAGCCACATCCAACTGTTCGAGTCGAACTGGGATCCTTATGACGACTCGGAAAGTGATTTTGTGTGCGACACTATTCAGAGTGGGATCAACGTTGCCAAGTGCTTGAGAGCAGTGATGGAGCCACTGTTCGCGAGACACTTTGGTGAGCACATACTTGACGAACTCTTCGAGAGATACGCATCCAATGTTGCCAAACAACTTGAGAGGGAGAAAACCAAGTACTCGGTAATCGTTGTGTCGCTGAAAAGTAAACGCTAG